The candidate division KSB1 bacterium genome window below encodes:
- the rpsA gene encoding 30S ribosomal protein S1, whose protein sequence is MVSQSENPTQPIEGEMVDQQKNNQGGDSTPTNVAQQGQSGPVAPAIVKLEELKDEKEYSNEEFDQLSKLYEETLSDYVEGEVVMGKILSVGTREVTVDIGFKSEGTIPIEEFSNPEELKVGSDIEVYIDTIEDSEGRLILSKRKVDFIHAWERILASYERGEIIQGKCTRRIKGGIVVDLGGVDAFLPGSQIDVKPIRNFDAYIGQTMDFKVVKVNNLRKNIVVSHRVLLEEEMKEQRQKILDNLAKGQILEGTVKNITDFGVFIDLGGVDGLLHINDLSWGRVSHPSEIVSYDETLKVMVLDFNEEKDRISLGLKQLQPHPWENVPSKYPVGSIVKGKVVNISDYGAFVELEKGVEGLIHISEMSWTQHIKHPSKILAVGEIVEAKVLNVDEAEKKISLGLKQLQPDPWDSLEQKYPVGSRHEGKVRNLTNFGAFVELEEGIDGLIHISDLSWTKKVRHPGEVVKKGDVIEVVVLNVDRQNRRISLGYKQTKENPWDKFETIYKPGTIVKGQIVRLIEKGVIVELPEVVDGFVPMSHLKKNNLTKPADGYKVGDELELCVIEFNKDAKKIVLSERIDHALNVIRQREQGKKVEIETPEELFAEPSAELMPEAELAEPPKSEEPALGEAPSEQPSPSAEAAKPDVAETTKAEASAAEIAKAEPSEQAAEIAEKPKASRRKKESKTEASEQSADEAAPAPKATKKKSNSKKAKSSSSDDAETEKASQAEQATNPTAD, encoded by the coding sequence ATGGTATCACAATCCGAGAATCCCACCCAGCCGATCGAAGGCGAGATGGTGGATCAACAAAAAAACAATCAAGGAGGTGATTCGACGCCAACCAATGTAGCGCAACAAGGTCAAAGTGGGCCAGTAGCACCTGCGATTGTGAAGTTAGAGGAACTGAAGGACGAAAAAGAGTACTCCAACGAAGAGTTCGATCAATTGAGCAAACTCTACGAGGAGACCCTTAGCGATTACGTCGAAGGAGAGGTCGTCATGGGGAAGATCCTCTCGGTCGGGACTCGCGAAGTCACCGTCGACATCGGTTTCAAATCCGAGGGGACAATTCCCATTGAGGAATTCAGCAATCCTGAAGAGCTTAAGGTCGGCAGCGATATAGAAGTGTATATTGATACGATTGAGGACAGCGAAGGCCGATTGATTCTATCGAAACGTAAAGTTGATTTTATTCACGCATGGGAGCGAATTCTGGCCTCCTACGAGCGAGGCGAGATTATCCAAGGTAAATGCACCCGTCGAATCAAAGGAGGCATTGTGGTCGATCTGGGGGGGGTCGATGCATTTTTGCCTGGCTCCCAGATCGATGTGAAGCCCATCCGAAATTTTGACGCCTACATCGGCCAAACGATGGATTTCAAGGTGGTGAAAGTCAATAATCTGCGCAAGAATATCGTCGTCTCTCACCGCGTTTTGCTTGAAGAAGAGATGAAAGAGCAGCGTCAGAAGATCCTCGATAATTTGGCCAAGGGTCAAATTTTGGAAGGCACAGTGAAAAATATCACTGATTTTGGTGTGTTCATCGACCTCGGTGGTGTGGACGGTCTACTCCATATCAATGATCTGTCCTGGGGACGGGTGAGCCATCCTTCGGAAATCGTATCGTACGATGAAACACTCAAAGTGATGGTATTGGATTTCAATGAAGAAAAGGATCGAATTTCACTGGGGCTGAAACAATTGCAACCACATCCATGGGAAAATGTGCCGAGCAAATATCCTGTGGGCAGTATCGTTAAGGGCAAAGTAGTCAATATTTCGGATTACGGCGCTTTTGTTGAATTAGAAAAGGGCGTTGAGGGATTGATCCATATTTCTGAGATGTCTTGGACACAGCACATTAAACACCCATCAAAAATATTAGCGGTCGGTGAGATCGTTGAGGCGAAAGTCCTAAATGTCGATGAAGCTGAGAAAAAAATTTCGCTCGGCCTCAAACAACTGCAGCCAGATCCATGGGATTCCCTGGAGCAAAAATATCCTGTCGGATCGCGCCATGAGGGCAAGGTGCGAAATTTGACCAATTTCGGCGCATTTGTCGAACTGGAAGAGGGCATTGATGGATTGATCCACATTTCAGACCTGTCGTGGACCAAGAAGGTGCGGCACCCCGGAGAGGTGGTCAAAAAAGGCGATGTAATTGAGGTCGTGGTGTTGAATGTCGATCGACAAAATCGTCGGATTTCGTTAGGATATAAGCAAACCAAAGAGAATCCGTGGGACAAATTTGAGACGATCTATAAGCCTGGTACGATCGTGAAAGGTCAGATTGTCCGACTGATTGAGAAGGGCGTGATCGTCGAGTTGCCAGAGGTGGTCGATGGATTTGTGCCAATGTCTCATCTAAAAAAGAACAATCTCACCAAACCAGCGGATGGCTATAAGGTTGGAGATGAACTTGAACTATGTGTGATCGAGTTCAATAAAGACGCCAAGAAGATTGTGCTCTCCGAAAGAATCGATCATGCCTTGAATGTAATTCGTCAGCGAGAACAGGGCAAAAAAGTAGAGATCGAGACGCCAGAAGAGCTCTTTGCTGAACCCAGTGCGGAATTGATGCCCGAAGCAGAATTAGCTGAGCCGCCAAAGTCAGAAGAACCTGCGCTTGGTGAAGCTCCTTCGGAACAACCCAGCCCAAGTGCTGAAGCAGCAAAACCCGATGTGGCTGAAACAACCAAAGCGGAGGCTTCCGCAGCAGAAATTGCAAAGGCTGAGCCTAGCGAACAAGCAGCAGAAATCGCTGAGAAACCAAAAGCTTCCCGGCGAAAAAAGGAATCGAAGACCGAGGCATCCGAACAATCAGCCGATGAGGCTGCACCCGCGCCAAAGGCAACGAAAAAGAAATCGAACAGCAAAAAAGCCAAATCTTCATCCTCAGATGACGCTGAAACTGAAAAAGCCAGCCAAGCTGAGCAAGCTACGAATCCCACGGCTGATTAG
- a CDS encoding tetratricopeptide repeat protein produces MKRHTIYFVIVGLLQLNFVTPLSPGLCNRAEDRDLQELTQQIQQTMPSAMIASLLFRADSLLRKDGFDAARKTYQSILKMEPSSTEARIGLGKVALAQERWDEANEFFQQVLSSDPENKEAHYYCAICYRETGKFKVLLLRKLDWDKSKRHFEWILSRDSLYKDVVYQWAVLHRYQEKYQAAVQLGHAQIRLRPELVEPQVKLFRFYRYLISHLDAKEAIDWLKQQPWDHARFAIGELHRRMGRLASADSIFRHLLETPLVMSRQPIYLSLARIYYQKNQPELAQRYYWQSVDEIQNDIDAELVFEDLKYILSDPELEQFRSLVETQEKIEFFRALWVQRDPTPAATINYRLAEHYRRLLYAEQHFEFDGFRTWFNNPDKLGYLNFPRVYQLNHEFHDKGLIYIRHGQYDDWAVTVGQDVPDNESWLYYPTATTPRMVFHFVMENTVGYWRFTPIITDPHLLEDRLQFGNIYYRLLQSDPLEQQTLMNEMAKESQRAVFTGLSTDQHRWDKAIKPLNLAFMFSSFRGASGKTVVEIYNAFSLWPLIDPSKTEPQQVELEKGIALHNCLWQEIERRHETSSISVTRNEFYIDLYRLEVPADSYHVAFFLRPHHHDFLGGWKVDTRIPDYSSNVLALSDIQLATIIAPADQPGRFVKHGLLVVPNPTRRFDKTKPVYVYFETYNLTPNSEGKTFFSIDYKLTMKKQLKRGIAGLFGGQAKSSIATRIEREGTNEMSVEYLAIDVSQLKSGEYELEVKVTDRHTQRSVQKTRPILLDLH; encoded by the coding sequence ATGAAGCGGCATACTATATATTTCGTAATTGTCGGGCTGTTGCAGTTGAACTTCGTTACCCCATTGAGTCCCGGGCTGTGTAACAGGGCAGAAGATCGCGATTTACAGGAGTTAACGCAACAGATACAACAGACGATGCCTTCGGCAATGATTGCGTCCTTATTGTTCCGAGCAGATTCGTTGCTGCGGAAAGATGGATTCGATGCAGCGCGAAAAACTTATCAATCGATTTTGAAGATGGAACCGAGCTCGACTGAGGCGAGAATTGGATTGGGAAAAGTGGCCCTGGCACAGGAACGATGGGATGAGGCCAATGAATTTTTCCAGCAGGTTCTTTCAAGCGATCCAGAGAATAAAGAGGCACATTATTATTGCGCGATCTGTTATCGGGAAACAGGGAAATTCAAGGTCCTACTGTTGCGCAAATTGGATTGGGACAAATCGAAGCGGCATTTTGAATGGATTTTGTCGCGGGATTCATTGTATAAAGATGTGGTGTATCAGTGGGCTGTATTGCACCGCTATCAGGAGAAATATCAAGCAGCCGTTCAGCTCGGGCATGCACAAATTCGATTGCGACCAGAGCTGGTTGAGCCGCAGGTCAAATTGTTCCGCTTTTATCGTTATCTGATCTCACATCTTGATGCCAAGGAGGCAATCGATTGGTTGAAGCAGCAGCCCTGGGATCACGCTCGCTTTGCCATCGGCGAACTTCACCGCCGCATGGGCCGTCTGGCGTCTGCAGATTCAATATTTCGTCACTTGCTTGAAACTCCCCTCGTGATGTCGCGCCAGCCGATCTATCTCTCCCTGGCACGAATTTATTACCAAAAAAATCAACCAGAATTAGCTCAGCGCTATTATTGGCAGTCAGTTGATGAAATTCAGAATGACATCGACGCCGAATTGGTTTTTGAGGATCTAAAATATATTTTAAGCGACCCAGAACTGGAGCAATTTCGGTCGCTCGTTGAGACTCAAGAGAAAATTGAATTTTTTCGAGCGCTATGGGTTCAGCGAGATCCGACCCCGGCTGCTACAATCAATTATCGGCTGGCCGAACATTATCGTCGGCTGCTCTATGCCGAACAGCATTTCGAATTTGATGGTTTTCGAACTTGGTTCAATAACCCAGATAAACTTGGATACCTGAACTTCCCCCGTGTCTACCAGCTTAATCATGAATTCCATGATAAGGGTCTGATCTATATTCGACATGGTCAATACGACGATTGGGCCGTTACCGTTGGCCAGGATGTGCCAGATAACGAATCGTGGCTCTATTACCCAACTGCCACTACTCCGAGAATGGTATTTCATTTCGTCATGGAGAATACCGTTGGTTATTGGCGGTTCACGCCTATCATTACGGATCCACATTTATTGGAAGATCGACTGCAATTTGGCAATATTTACTATCGTTTGCTTCAATCCGATCCATTGGAGCAGCAGACATTGATGAATGAAATGGCAAAGGAGAGCCAGCGTGCTGTGTTTACGGGGCTTTCCACTGATCAGCACCGATGGGATAAGGCCATTAAACCGTTGAATCTTGCCTTCATGTTCAGTAGCTTTCGCGGCGCGTCAGGCAAGACCGTCGTTGAGATTTACAATGCGTTTTCGCTCTGGCCGCTCATCGATCCAAGCAAGACTGAGCCGCAGCAGGTCGAGCTGGAAAAAGGAATTGCGCTCCACAATTGTCTCTGGCAAGAGATTGAACGCCGTCATGAAACCAGTTCGATATCGGTAACAAGAAATGAGTTCTATATCGATCTGTATCGTTTAGAAGTACCAGCGGACTCGTATCATGTGGCGTTCTTTCTGCGGCCGCACCACCACGATTTTTTGGGTGGCTGGAAAGTCGATACCAGAATCCCAGACTACAGCTCCAACGTGTTAGCGCTCAGCGACATTCAACTAGCAACAATTATTGCCCCAGCAGATCAGCCAGGAAGATTTGTGAAGCATGGTCTCTTAGTTGTTCCGAATCCCACCCGACGATTCGATAAAACGAAGCCTGTCTATGTTTATTTTGAAACTTATAATTTGACTCCCAATAGTGAAGGGAAGACATTTTTTTCTATTGATTATAAGCTTACGATGAAAAAGCAGCTAAAGCGAGGCATTGCTGGGCTATTCGGAGGCCAAGCGAAATCCTCGATTGCCACTCGCATCGAACGGGAAGGAACTAATGAGATGTCAGTAGAGTATCTTGCAATCGATGTCAGCCAGCTAAAATCGGGTGAGTACGAACTCGAGGTGAAGGTTACCGATCGTCATACCCAGAGAAGCGTGCAGAAAACCAGACCAATCCTGCTAGATTTACACTAA
- a CDS encoding rRNA pseudouridine synthase produces MRLNRFLAWCGLASRRKCEVLIRAGRVAIDGQIATSLATQIDEQNQVVTVDGQRITPPDKFVYIVMNKPVGYVTTVQDELGRKTVMELLPKKIRVFPVGRLDKNTEGVLLFTNDGALAFQLLHPRFDIEKIYEAELDKPIRTEHVRQLQFGIQLEDGMTHPCQVRILRRDRMRVELTLHEGRKRQIRRMLQAMGYKVVSLVRTRFASVGVGKLRPGKWRYLSEQEVKALRAMAAGKYD; encoded by the coding sequence ATGAGACTGAATAGATTCTTAGCTTGGTGTGGTTTAGCTTCGCGGCGCAAATGCGAAGTGCTGATTCGCGCCGGCCGGGTCGCGATCGATGGGCAAATTGCCACTTCGCTCGCCACCCAGATTGACGAGCAGAATCAGGTCGTCACCGTCGATGGTCAGCGGATTACCCCTCCCGATAAATTTGTTTACATCGTTATGAACAAGCCAGTTGGCTATGTCACTACGGTGCAGGATGAATTGGGACGCAAAACGGTGATGGAACTGTTACCGAAAAAAATTCGGGTGTTCCCAGTGGGTCGATTGGACAAAAATACCGAGGGGGTTTTATTATTTACCAATGACGGAGCGTTAGCATTCCAGTTGTTGCATCCTCGTTTTGATATTGAAAAAATCTATGAGGCAGAGCTCGATAAGCCGATCCGCACCGAGCATGTCCGGCAATTGCAGTTTGGAATTCAATTAGAAGATGGGATGACCCATCCGTGTCAGGTAAGGATTTTGCGCCGCGATCGGATGAGGGTCGAACTGACTTTGCATGAGGGCCGAAAACGCCAGATCCGTCGCATGTTGCAGGCAATGGGATATAAAGTTGTATCGCTGGTGCGAACCCGATTTGCATCGGTGGGGGTTGGGAAATTGCGACCTGGAAAATGGCGCTATTTAAGTGAACAAGAGGTAAAGGCATTGAGGGCGATGGCCGCGGGAAAATATGACTGA
- the cmk gene encoding (d)CMP kinase, which produces MTERLLDVIAIDGPAGAGKSTTARLVAERLNFTYLDTGAMYRALTLKILTLDIDITNKDQLNGLLSDTRIQLQQRGGRLNVLLDGKDVTRQIRSKAVSQAVANVAALKPVRDWMLKLQREAGAAGKIVAEGRDIGTVVFPDARLKIFLTASLEQRARRRKKEFSRRREPVDLAQVAQALQQRDLLDSTRANGPLRQAEDAIVLDTSNLTIEQQVDFVIDQWQRALSER; this is translated from the coding sequence ATGACTGAGCGTTTACTGGATGTGATCGCGATCGATGGCCCGGCAGGCGCTGGCAAGAGCACCACAGCTCGCCTCGTAGCCGAGCGATTGAACTTCACCTATCTGGACACTGGGGCGATGTATCGCGCCCTAACCCTAAAGATTTTGACTTTGGACATTGATATTACCAATAAGGACCAGCTTAATGGGTTGCTATCTGATACCCGCATCCAACTTCAGCAACGTGGTGGACGGCTTAACGTCCTTTTAGATGGAAAGGATGTTACTCGCCAGATCCGGAGCAAAGCTGTGTCCCAAGCGGTTGCCAATGTCGCCGCTCTAAAACCAGTTCGCGACTGGATGCTGAAATTGCAGCGTGAGGCAGGTGCTGCCGGGAAAATTGTCGCCGAAGGCCGTGACATCGGCACCGTGGTTTTTCCAGACGCCCGTCTTAAAATATTTCTCACTGCCTCTTTGGAGCAACGGGCGCGACGCCGGAAAAAAGAATTTTCTCGTCGTCGCGAACCAGTCGATCTTGCTCAGGTGGCTCAGGCGCTGCAACAACGCGATCTGCTGGACAGCACTCGAGCCAATGGGCCGTTGCGCCAGGCTGAGGATGCAATCGTCCTCGACACATCAAATTTGACCATCGAGCAGCAGGTCGATTTTGTGATCGACCAATGGCAGCGGGCGCTCAGCGAACGCTGA
- the scpB gene encoding SMC-Scp complex subunit ScpB encodes MIAYKELKPIVEALIFASDTPITEQRIKSVISELETTDIETIVAQLNEEYDQHGHAFKIARLAGGYQFITRSDYAQYIKQYYKGRTRSKLSRAALETLAIIAFKQPISRPEIDAIRGVNSDGVVKNLLERNLIYISGRSDQIGHALLYSTTQEFLQYFGINSIADLPRPKEIEELLGSGQEELPLYSDEVDEKVVERIADLDEVTRSDDETE; translated from the coding sequence GTGATAGCATATAAGGAACTAAAGCCTATTGTTGAAGCGTTGATCTTTGCATCAGATACGCCGATTACAGAGCAGCGCATCAAAAGCGTTATTTCCGAGTTAGAAACGACCGATATCGAGACGATCGTTGCTCAGCTCAATGAAGAATATGATCAACATGGGCATGCGTTCAAGATTGCCCGATTAGCTGGAGGATATCAATTTATCACTCGCAGTGATTATGCCCAATACATCAAGCAATATTACAAAGGCCGTACCCGCTCAAAGCTTTCGCGGGCAGCGCTGGAGACGCTAGCTATTATTGCGTTCAAGCAGCCAATCAGCCGTCCCGAAATTGATGCTATTCGTGGCGTCAATTCCGACGGTGTGGTGAAAAATTTGTTGGAGCGAAATCTCATTTATATCTCAGGACGCTCGGATCAAATCGGTCATGCGCTGCTGTACAGTACCACGCAGGAATTCCTCCAATATTTTGGCATCAATAGCATTGCTGATCTCCCGCGACCAAAGGAGATCGAGGAGCTCCTGGGAAGTGGGCAGGAGGAACTGCCGCTTTATAGCGATGAAGTTGATGAAAAGGTTGTTGAGAGAATCGCCGACCTGGATGAAGTGACCCGCAGCGATGATGAGACTGAATAG